AAAAAGAACAGCCCGAAAGTAGCGCTTTTAATTCTGTTTCGTCCATTGATATGCGAATAAAACGAGACACTAAGACGTGTGTTAGAATTTCGTACTCTTACAAAGTGTTGAGAATcaaatgacgttttttttttaatgtctgTGTGCGTTCCCTCTTTCTATACTCCTAATGTGACATCGGGACTTTTGAGTTACATGAACAAAACACTCACATGTAGGTGCCTTTGCAGACTAGCCGTCCGACAGCAGCTCCCTCTGACGACGAGAGGCGGCAAGAGAGCTCACAGAAGACGGTGCGCTTCAACACAGACGCTGGCAAAGTGTGCAAAGCGAAAGCTGGCAGGACGAAGCCTATCCTGAAAGACCCATTGTGCGCCAACCTGCGCGCGCATATGGAACGACCCGATCCAGATGCTGGAAACCTGGAAGAAGAGATCGACTCTTTGCTCTGCGGAAGATCTGATCAGTACGACCAGGAGACTGTCGAAGGATTCCCTTGCTCCTATGTCACCATGATCGAGGACAAGTACCGCTGTAGCGGGAATTTCAGCGTAGCCAAGGTCAAATGTTTGAAAGGTAAAGGAACCGTGGCATTGAATGCCTCAGAATTACATCGGCCAACTCATTGCCATACAAATTCCAAGGGCTAACATTCGAGCCTTACTAGTGCTGCGTGATCGAGTTGTGGTGTGACACACACAGATCCTTTTGAGctaggattggattggattggaaaagaaagaaaaatatggagaggttagacACAACACTTGTCACATCATTTGTCTGCTGCAATAATGTACCGGAGGGACACTCTCGGAATATAgtcgatttcagaaaatcccagtgctccttgcgcccgcgttgcatcctgggagagtACCGGAATGAACTGTCCATCTCGTTTCGCTTTCGCTGTCCTTGACTCCTCGTGGACAATCGGCCGGAGAGGGAGAAGTAACGGAAACAGTCtggagaccttctcctcctttgttaccagcaagttcccatagcTCAAAGCGGCGCCAAGTtttctgggattttctgaagtcgtctattcgAAATTCTTGAAGGTGACTGTGCAAATAAGTTAGTACGTCCTTCAGCAATGAGACACAAAGTTGGTTTGGCGGTCGGGGACTCGCTAGTTGCCCAATGAGCTAGGAAGCTtataccgaaaccgaaactcatgAAGGCTCCCTTTCCGGTCTCCTGTACCTTGCGTGACGTCACAGGCAGTCTCGTGCGGGCCGTCGGCTGCTTAGTTTCGGTGTGGTTTCGGGCATACGCTTGGTAACTTCTTCGTTGCCACACGGATGACGAGTCATCTACTTCCTCAATTTCGTTGTAAAGTACTCGTCACCGATAGAAGAGAACCTACAGAAAGGCGCACGCAAAGAATACCGGTgtggtgaagcccagtgttgctggaccgcTCTTCCGTGAAGGAGCGCCAaatcactcaaaggaaaatattcgtTTTCTAATCATCAGTGCCAcctggggatgagaaattgcGTCCACTGAAACGTCATACGGTATGGATTGATGTCATACTGTTACTTTAAcgcgtttttggtgcggagtctgaCTCCTGTGCAAGGTCGCGTGGGTACTAGGACACCAGTAGACGTGCCAGGACGTGCCTCTGCCTAGTCCCATAGGATTTTTTGTAAGAAGCCCTCCGCATTCAAAGCAATCTCTACGTAATACCATTGTGTATAGAGCCTTAGTTCTTGCTGTGTACAGTTAGAAACCTGAGCGTCTCACAGAAATTGTTTAAGACAGATATTTGCGCGAGTTAATAGCCTTCAACAATAACAACAGGTAATGACGACAGTGACACGGGGACTTCCACATAGCCTTCAACTTCAGGTCGAAGAATGGGATATATGGCTTGACCGTTTGACATGGTACGGGCCGCCGTGTGTGATCTACCACAATATTCGAACATACTCGATGAGTATAGTAGACGAGGGCATTAAACTCGAACTATGCGTACTTGTAAAAAACGCGCGTGTGCCCTGCGTGCCCAAACGGCTCTGTGCGTACGCGGTCATCGTATAAGAAACAGCTGTCATCACCCAAGGCACCGACGAGGTCAAAAGTAAGAACGAATGTTTGAAAACTCCGCACGAACAGGAACTGCGAATTCGAGGAAAAAGCATCATGCATCAGCACATGTTGGATTATCGCAGCATCTCTTCGCACGGCGCGAAAAAAAAGACGaagtcataaaaaaaaacacgctttTAGCGATGAGGTACTTGGCGGCGCTACCGCGAAAATCCATTTTGAAAACCTCGCGGGAGCTGTTTTTATTTCCGACCACTTTTTGTCCACACAAACACCAGGAAGGGGAGAAGACTTCGCAGAAAGGACGCCCCAGACATTCGTATAGCGCTCCAAAAAGAGATGAAATGGTCCTTGTATCAGAGATGAGACCGATTAGAAGAAGGAGCAattcaaaataaaaataatgggCGTTTCCGAGAGCCTGCGTCTCATGATGGATGAAGCAAACCCGTTCCCAAGGGGCTTCGCTATCGGCCCGACTTTCGACAGTCCCACGCGTCTCTTGCCGTTCATAATTTATTAGGACAAACAACCAACGCGCATACCGCAGCGATTAAGCCGCGTACTTACGCCGAGGTACCGAATATTCGACATCTCGTGTTTCGACGATCCAGGCAGCGTCTCCCGCTGCGCGAGTGTGTTCTCCTTTTGTGACGGTAGAACTGAGACGATGCTATGGAAGAACCACACCCACTGTATCGGAGACACAGAAGCTTTTTTTTGATTGATAGTCCCGCCGCTAGGAGTCGTGCTGGATACGGGTGGATGATAGCGATAGAAATTGCGTAGGGGAATGGTATCGCGAAGGTTGCGTTCTCGTGTATGAAGATGTGCGCAGAACGGCTTGTGGGTTTCGCTAAAAATATGTATACTCTAACTATATACTGCGTAAAGAAATAGCCTGTTGTGTAAGCGCGTATTTTTTTTCGCGTGCACAAGTTCTCGCAGCACGGGGCAAGTGAGGGGGATGTAGACATGGTCAGGTCAGGGCAACGTAGTAAGGACACATAAGGTGTGTCTTCAGGGGCAATAGGCCCTCGGTCGATTGTTCACAGCGAGGGTCCCGATGTCTTTAGTTTCGGCGTCCCTTCACATGTATTCTGGAAAATACCcgattcattcattcattcattcatccaTCCATGACTCGAGGAAATTGGTAGACTTGAGATCCTCCCTTGCTTTGTCACAAGTTCTCTGGGTGTAAAAAGCCAGTTACACGTTTCATGCCGCAGAAACATCCACCAATGAAATAATTTTGCCATAACATTCGATTCGttgtcaatagacctctacttgtttgtaaacaaatgacgtcatagtgttcgacagcgccacgagtttggtagagtcgaactacgttcaaagctagtggcgaacaaggtcgtgcccgaaagccgcggtcttgaggggattgcgatGGTCTCTGAATGGGACGCGTCCTTcgttcctacttttctttcagcgaacaactgcccattcgtggaacccagctctccccttccgatctgtttcggtttcagtctgtctaccaacgtcatgatgacgtttgtctggtagaggtttattaaaGCACGCGTTTCTCTAAATCATCTACTGAATTGTCCCGCAGATAAGTGCCATGAAACCTCTAAAGACCACAACCACGCAACGCTGAAGCAAGACCTTCCCCCCAGCATGACGAGCAGTAACACCAGGAGCAAAGTGAGTCGACCGCCAGAACCGCATCATCCCCCTGCGACGGACCCCAGTGCCACCACCCCTTACAGCGCAGCTCCTCCGGCAGAACCTGCTTCCAACACCCCGAGATCATCGTCCAGCGTGGACGCCGTTCGCTCAACGTTCAGTTCGGCCAAATCGCGTTTCAGCGAGGTGGCCAAGTGCATGCTGGAGATCATCGAAGACCTGCAGCACAAAAAGACCGACCCCCGTGCTTCGAACAAACAATCTAAACAACCGGTGAAACTACGTGACACTCCGAGGCACGCTGTCCCGCCAAAGCGACCTGCGAGTGTGGCGAGCGACTCGGAGTACCACGTCTACGAGGAAGTCCTCTACGACCTGGTCGGCGGCACGTACGCCCCGGAGAGGCCTCCTCCGCTCCCGGCTCGACCGAGGGACCAGGGAGTGGAGCCCGGGAACTGGCCAAAGCAGAGAAGCAACTTGTACTCGCTGGTAAGGAACCCGGAAGAAAGGAGAAACATTTCTAGATCTCTGGAACAGGAGTCGAGGCACGGGGGCGGAGAGGACGAGTACGGCTTCAAGGCTCTGGCAAGCTCCTAAAGACGTGAAAATCAACGCGTTTTGTGGAATGTACAGTGTGTCTGGGTACGTGGGACACGTGGTTCGCAGTTGATGTCCAGTGCTTGCGCGTTGGTGTCGGAATTCTGCAATGACAGTGACTGTAAGCTCAGTGAGTTTCGTTCCGTTAGATTAGTATCAGGGCTATTAATTAGTTTCCTTTGTATTCCGGTATTTAATTACGACGCACACTAATTCAAAGATCCGAGATGTCTCTGACGTTACGATGCAAAGAGCGAAAAGAAGAAGTTGGGGCGAGTGGTGGTAGCGGTGGTGATACCACCAAGATCTAGAAATTTGAGGTGATCCTTCGTGTACAAGATCAGTGTTAACAGAGCGTGCCCTGTCTGCCGCTACAATATTCTGCACATTGAAAAAAATTCGGCAGCGATTTCAAATCGttatttcgcaaaaaaaaaaaatggcaggaGAACGCCTCAAGGAAAGTGACAATCAATTTTTTGCGCCTTAAGTTTCAGCTTCATGAGCCCAACAGTACACGTAAGTGTACCGCACTTTTATAATTGGCGACTGTGAACAACCGTTCCTTACACATTGAGCACGCGCCACTGTCATCTTGTGAACTCCGCACGTAACGGCATCCAACATCCACCGTGAACCACATTGAACATATCACGTGTCATTTCTTTCGGTGCTGAATTCTGAAATGCACAACTCACTGGAGCACACTAGGGACATGTGACTCGGGGACCTTTGTGTGATATTTTCTTGTGCTGCTTCGTGACTCTCATATTTTTCCTTTTATGTTGAAGATGAAAAGGTGCTGTCCCAGTGAACGGCGTTTACACAAACTCtcttgtgacgtcactgatgcATAATCAAGAGTGTGAGCTTTAGTGGTTTGTTAATTATTGTTCAGTTTTTGTAGAAGTTCTATACCTGAATATACGGAACACACGTGTATATGTTGTCGCGACAGTTGGTACAAATGCAGTTAACAGGTTGTAAATTATAGAGAACGTCCCCCTTCAATTAATGTTATGAACTCGAAGTGTATACAGTAGTGATAATAATGTGTCTAATGTGTGAATGTTTGTGACAGGAGCTATGACTGCAGACATTGTTCCTGAATGCTTTTGTGCTTCTTTAGCTAATCAacatgagataacgaagaacgTTAGATTAGAGGACAATACTCAACAGTAGTTTAACATCGTGAAATGAAAACATCTCGACGCGCCATTCGTTCGGCTACTTATTCATTCCGTTAAATTACCGCGTTACCGTTAAAAGCGAGCTGCAATGCGACGGGGACTGTGCAAAACTAcatgataagttgataagtaaatttaaaaaaatatggagaaattgGAGAAAGTATATGCTTGGGGTTCCTAATAGGCAACCTGCGTAGCTGAAATAACGAAATACAAAAAAGCCCAGCAACATCACATGACCTCCCCTATCGTACAAGACTGACTAGACTGCGTACAGACTCAGGTCGATGGTAGGGAGCTTTAGTATTGTTTGCGCCAGCACACTCAAAGGCGTTACGTACGCAACGAAATAGCGTTGCCCACACTGCGCATGTGTGCAACACGCTATTTTACGCTATCTCGCAAATTCAGCGTGTGCACACAAGGCTGCTTGCATTCCGTTCACGTGGCATGCGAGACAGCTCGAGCCCTGCGGTTTGCAACACTCACACGCAAGGACAGAAACGGCGGCAAATGCTGTTGGACTGGGCGGATTATATTGGCTGCACTTGGCTCTCTGCGTTCTCGAAAGTATAGACACTGTATAGATTTTGCTTTATACGACAGATGGTGTTACAATGTTTGGCGTGAGTACGCGCCGCGCTGTACTAAAACCGTGCGTGCGCCGCAAAAGTGCAACGTGGCGCAGACTGGTAACGCATAGCGTACGCAAGCGTCTATCCGCTACACTACATCCTATTAATGCGTGTATTAGTTGTCGCCAAGCAATAATCCAGCGTGATAAAGAGTTGCACGTGGGATAGCAGCACGATCTCTAGAAACCATCAGAACGTGCATGCATCTTCTTCCAATGGAACTTAGTACTGGAACTACTGAACCTGGCGCATCagcagggcccgcttgcacgaacgttcgGGGAATTCCTCAGTGGTGTCATCAGTAGCTGCCAGCGTGCACAGGCCACTCCTCAACGCTGCTCTTTCATAGAGCACCGGCAAAGCTATCGAGGACGGCCACTCAGGAGTCCCCTCGAACCTCGTGGAACTAGGCCTAGGTCTCCTCGCGCAGCAACCATGTACATCCATCTGGCGGTTTAACGgaatttcttcttttcttcgccTCTTTTGTCATGTTTCGAAGCGAACACGATGCCAAAAGTCCCCGCTATTCTACACCATGTATACATAGCCGTAACGCAGCACTTCGGTTATAGTCAACATATTATTGAAATGCGTCAACAAACTGTATACTACATGTGAATGTCTACATTGTGCCGTAGCGGAGAATTTCATGCCTTACGCGCCTCTCTGTTACTACCCTGCTTGTTACTGTTCGCTGTTCTCTATACTAGGCACCTGCACCGAGAAAAACTTGCAATCGACTATCCAACGCTTGTGAAGAGAACTCTATGCACCACATTGCACAGACTATATACGGTGCGAGATGTTGCTTGTTGCTGATATTCAACAGTGTAAAAACGCAACGACACCTAGCACGATTCTGTTGCTTTCGAAACGACGCGCAGTATCAAATCATTCAATATTGAGGTTTactataacgtacgctgtcgcctttgtgtacgcaagggatagcgtggtgatGCTGCGCAACGCGCAAAGCTGTGCTTGTATCTGGCGCGATCCACCAAcactattccttacgtacgcgaaagcgatagcgtacgatatattAAAAACTCACTAATATTTAAGCATCGTTTTCGGTTGCGTAGAAAGCATGATTTGCTAAGTTCAACGAAACGTTGGTCAAACACACGATAAACACGAAACATATCATATCAGATACAAATACGTGAATGCACGTACTTTTACTGTCGCATTTGGATTTCGTTGTCAGGCCTAGGCAGCGTGTTCTGAAAGTTCCCCCCAAGAGTATACACCATATATTTCGCTTCTTGCAACAGATCCTTCCAAAGACATATGACCAGTGGCGTCACTCGGGCACGCGCCGCCTGGTGCGGGAACTCTTTGTGTCACCCTCCCCACACCCATTAACGGATCCCCTTCCGTATAAGGCGATACAcgataaaaaaataatggtcgatccattggtggatccgacggaaatgcgttggaattaaaacttgaaaaccctttgggaactcGCATTCACAACGCTACATAACCCTTCAACGATCCTTCACAAACGCAATGCAACACTTCAAATGGCCCTACACAATGCTAACGGAAGACAGCATCTGCAGccaacgagcctttcgggcttactccgattcagcttggcggcgccgtctcgcagcctcag
This portion of the Ornithodoros turicata isolate Travis chromosome 3, ASM3712646v1, whole genome shotgun sequence genome encodes:
- the LOC135388067 gene encoding uncharacterized protein LOC135388067 isoform X2; this translates as MASAKNPPKMDDLLQKLRRSIAELSLQGDDFTRQMWHMYSTFEDVVGPEPHARPRPSSAEDAPREAPVKPPRAPSYPDVHRSSSSPQRRPQSPAHQSPGARRKRMSAPPRSQDYPRGSPGSPRHCRSRTEPSSNPLLDTIGSMTYDPCCESDDYYDLSSVYQQRRRPSRGTESSAHQHSDGESIGYAGSNSVDSGYKSLCPTPEIPDYTTSDPKPKIMMGTRVMSRQGTTGTTRTKDLDADLDHLMHLRQSLLSAIAHCEARPGSPKARNAVKQTSRPTAAPSDDERRQESSQKTVRFNTDAGKVCKAKAGRTKPILKDPLCANLRAHMERPDPDAGNLEEEIDSLLCGRSDQYDQETVEGFPCSYVTMIEDKYRCSGNFSVAKVKCLKDKCHETSKDHNHATLKQDLPPSMTSSNTRSKVSRPPEPHHPPATDPSATTPYSAAPPAEPASNTPRSSSSVDAVRSTFSSAKSRFSEVAKCMLEIIEDLQHKKTDPRASNKQSKQPVKLRDTPRHAVPPKRPASVASDSEYHVYEEVLYDLVGGTYAPERPPPLPARPRDQGVEPGNWPKQRSNLYSLVRNPEERRNISRSLEQESRHGGGEDEYGFKALASS
- the LOC135388067 gene encoding uncharacterized protein LOC135388067 isoform X3, which translates into the protein MWHMYSTFEDVVGPEPHARPRPSSAEDAPREAPVKPPRAPSYPDVHRSSSSPQRRPQSPAHQSPGARRKRMSAPPRSQDYPRGSPGSPRHCRSRTEPSSNPLLDTIGSMTYDPCCESDDYYDLSSVYQQRRRPSRGTESSAHQHSDGESIGYAGSNSVDSGYKSLCPTPEIPDYTTSDPKPKIMMGTRVMSRQGTTGTTRTKDLDADLDHLMHLRQSLLSAIAHCEARPGSPKARNAVKQTSRPTAAPSDDERRQESSQKTVRFNTDAGKVCKAKAGRTKPILKDPLCANLRAHMERPDPDAGNLEEEIDSLLCGRSDQYDQETVEGFPCSYVTMIEDKYRCSGNFSVAKVKCLKDKCHETSKDHNHATLKQDLPPSMTSSNTRSKVSRPPEPHHPPATDPSATTPYSAAPPAEPASNTPRSSSSVDAVRSTFSSAKSRFSEVAKCMLEIIEDLQHKKTDPRASNKQSKQPVKLRDTPRHAVPPKRPASVASDSEYHVYEEVLYDLVGGTYAPERPPPLPARPRDQGVEPGNWPKQRSNLYSLVRNPEERRNISRSLEQESRHGGGEDEYGFKALASS
- the LOC135388067 gene encoding uncharacterized protein LOC135388067 isoform X1; the protein is MNDLVTSSSTAGLEHCSGCEQPCGTVSAAEPRRPRSANVKEPPAELSLQGDDFTRQMWHMYSTFEDVVGPEPHARPRPSSAEDAPREAPVKPPRAPSYPDVHRSSSSPQRRPQSPAHQSPGARRKRMSAPPRSQDYPRGSPGSPRHCRSRTEPSSNPLLDTIGSMTYDPCCESDDYYDLSSVYQQRRRPSRGTESSAHQHSDGESIGYAGSNSVDSGYKSLCPTPEIPDYTTSDPKPKIMMGTRVMSRQGTTGTTRTKDLDADLDHLMHLRQSLLSAIAHCEARPGSPKARNAVKQTSRPTAAPSDDERRQESSQKTVRFNTDAGKVCKAKAGRTKPILKDPLCANLRAHMERPDPDAGNLEEEIDSLLCGRSDQYDQETVEGFPCSYVTMIEDKYRCSGNFSVAKVKCLKDKCHETSKDHNHATLKQDLPPSMTSSNTRSKVSRPPEPHHPPATDPSATTPYSAAPPAEPASNTPRSSSSVDAVRSTFSSAKSRFSEVAKCMLEIIEDLQHKKTDPRASNKQSKQPVKLRDTPRHAVPPKRPASVASDSEYHVYEEVLYDLVGGTYAPERPPPLPARPRDQGVEPGNWPKQRSNLYSLVRNPEERRNISRSLEQESRHGGGEDEYGFKALASS